From Mobula birostris isolate sMobBir1 chromosome 22, sMobBir1.hap1, whole genome shotgun sequence, the proteins below share one genomic window:
- the LOC140186171 gene encoding complement component C8 gamma chain-like encodes MGPFNLIFLFTLSLTFLSSGSAARRRARGQSPIDKIQAQQNFNIQQFTGVWRLIAVGSQCSYLKTNNHNLEAVTMRVSDQTEDMRIHTLRKMDGICWNIKQDYKKAATPGRFSRKNRGLTTDIVVGETDYTNYAILFFQQRRKITVKLYGRTSDVDEAVGTKFQQLATSNNIPEIFIYAFPQYGFCDAADEFHQLDDDFGKS; translated from the exons ATGGGGCCTTTCAATCTGATCTTCCTTTTCACGTTAAGTTTGACTTTTCTTTCCAGTGGCAGTGCGGCGAGACGGCGAGCACGGGGCCAGAGTCCAATTGACAAGATCCAGGCTCAGCAAAACTTTAACATTCAACAG TTTACAGGTGTGTGGCGCCTCATTGCTGTTGGATCGCAATGTTCGTATTTGAAAACAAATAACCACAATCTGGAAGCAGTTACTATGCGAGTGAGCGATCAGACTGAAGACATGCGTATCCACACGCTCCGCAAAAT gGATGGGATCTGTTGGAACATTAAGCAAGACTACAAGAAGGCTGCGACCCCAGGGCGATTCTCAAGGAAAA ATCGGGGACTGACCACTGACATTGTAGTCGGTGAAACAGACTACACCAATTACGCAATACTCTTCTTTCAGCAAAGACGGAAAATCACTGTCAAACTCTATG GGAGAACCTCTGATGTCGATGAAGCTGTAGGGACCAAGTTTCAACAACTTGCTACCAGCAACAACATCCCAGAAATATTCATCTACGCGTTCCCTCAATATG